From a region of the Neobacillus niacini genome:
- the rimM gene encoding ribosome maturation factor RimM (Essential for efficient processing of 16S rRNA): MEKWFNVGKIVNTHGIRGEVRVISKTDFPEQRYKVGNTLYLFMPGSTKPIELTVKTHRTHKNFNLLTFEGLENINEVEKFRDGILKVPESQLGNLEKDEYYYHEIIGCLVATTSGEEIGKVTEILSPGANDVWVIKSPGGKEILIPYIEDVVKKVDVKKKVILIEPMEGLLS, translated from the coding sequence ATGGAAAAATGGTTTAATGTTGGCAAAATCGTCAATACACACGGAATTAGAGGTGAGGTCAGGGTTATTTCTAAAACTGATTTTCCTGAGCAGCGCTACAAAGTAGGCAATACATTGTATTTATTTATGCCAGGATCTACTAAGCCGATTGAATTAACGGTAAAAACCCATCGTACTCACAAAAACTTTAATCTTTTAACCTTTGAAGGGTTAGAAAATATCAATGAGGTTGAAAAGTTTAGAGATGGAATCCTTAAAGTTCCAGAATCACAGCTAGGGAATCTTGAGAAAGATGAATATTATTACCATGAGATTATTGGCTGCCTCGTAGCTACAACTAGTGGTGAGGAAATTGGTAAGGTTACCGAGATTCTATCCCCAGGTGCAAATGATGTCTGGGTAATTAAATCGCCTGGCGGCAAGGAAATATTGATTCCTTATATTGAAGATGTTGTAAAAAAAGTGGATGTAAAGAAAAAGGTAATCTTAATTGAGCCGATGGAAGGGCTGCTTTCATGA
- a CDS encoding YlqD family protein yields the protein MQLIQTVIVKQILTEQSKQKLLEKYFAGKLQMQKEYEQLQFELKKLEKAKKYQASALKTHFEKELKKRHDKEKLYEFQIEQLHMLPLGSELKEKEVQALVEVNVGDNWEEVTGQRTIIIKNGMIEEIR from the coding sequence ATGCAACTTATTCAAACTGTTATCGTAAAGCAAATCTTAACGGAACAAAGCAAACAAAAGCTGCTTGAAAAATATTTTGCGGGCAAGCTGCAGATGCAAAAAGAATATGAACAGCTCCAATTTGAGTTGAAAAAATTAGAAAAGGCAAAAAAATATCAAGCAAGCGCGCTGAAAACTCATTTTGAAAAAGAACTCAAAAAACGTCATGATAAAGAAAAGCTTTATGAGTTTCAAATCGAACAACTACATATGCTACCATTAGGCAGTGAATTAAAGGAAAAAGAAGTGCAGGCCCTTGTTGAAGTAAATGTTGGCGACAATTGGGAAGAAGTAACAGGGCAGCGTACAATCATCATTAAAAACGGTATGATTGAGGAAATAAGATAG
- a CDS encoding KH domain-containing protein, which yields MKQLIETIVKPLVDFPEDVRVNVNEEDQRITYYLTVNKTDMGKVIGKQGRVAKAIRTVVYAAGSSQQKKIFLEIGE from the coding sequence ATGAAGCAATTAATTGAAACGATCGTAAAGCCCCTTGTTGATTTTCCAGAAGATGTTCGCGTGAATGTCAACGAAGAGGATCAGCGAATCACCTATTACCTTACTGTCAATAAGACAGACATGGGAAAAGTGATTGGTAAACAAGGGCGTGTTGCAAAGGCCATTAGGACTGTTGTATATGCAGCAGGATCTTCACAACAAAAGAAAATTTTTCTAGAAATTGGTGAATAG
- the rpsP gene encoding 30S ribosomal protein S16 translates to MAVKIRLKRMGAKKTPFYRIVAADSRSPRDGRYIEVIGTYNPVAQPAAIQINEELALKWLQDGAKPSDTVRNLFSNQGIMEKFHNAKLSK, encoded by the coding sequence ATGGCAGTAAAAATTCGTTTAAAGCGTATGGGAGCTAAAAAGACTCCTTTCTATCGTATCGTAGCAGCAGATTCTCGTTCTCCTCGTGACGGACGTTACATTGAAGTAATTGGAACTTACAATCCAGTAGCTCAACCAGCTGCAATCCAAATCAACGAAGAATTAGCTCTTAAATGGTTACAAGATGGTGCGAAGCCATCTGATACAGTTCGTAACCTTTTCTCTAACCAAGGCATCATGGAAAAATTCCATAATGCTAAGTTAAGCAAGTAA